The following coding sequences are from one Paracoccus alcaliphilus window:
- the benB gene encoding benzoate 1,2-dioxygenase small subunit, translating into MSLDHNTTGLDYAAICAFLYREARLLDDRQWDEWLTCYAPDVTYWMPAWDDNDQITEDPQSEISLIYYPSREGLEDRVFRIKTERSGASTPEPRTSHTVSNVEVVEDRGTEVDIRYNFHTLNHRYKVTDQFFGTMFVTLRRTDDALLIASKKIVLKNDYIRQVIDVYHV; encoded by the coding sequence ATGAGCCTTGATCATAACACCACTGGTCTGGATTACGCCGCCATCTGTGCCTTTCTCTATCGCGAGGCACGCCTGCTGGATGACCGGCAATGGGACGAATGGCTGACCTGCTATGCCCCGGATGTCACCTATTGGATGCCCGCCTGGGACGACAACGACCAGATCACCGAGGACCCGCAGTCGGAAATCTCGCTGATCTACTATCCCAGCCGCGAGGGGCTGGAAGACCGGGTATTCCGCATCAAGACCGAACGTTCGGGCGCATCCACGCCCGAGCCGCGGACCAGCCACACCGTCAGCAATGTCGAGGTGGTCGAGGATCGCGGGACCGAGGTGGATATCCGTTACAACTTCCACACGCTGAACCACCGCTACAAGGTCACCGACCAGTTTTTTGGAACCATGTTCGTGACCCTGCGCCGGACGGATGACGCTCTGCTGATCGCCAGCAAGAAGATCGTCCTGAAGAACGATTACATCCGGCAGGTCATCGACGTCTATCACGTCTGA
- the benC gene encoding benzoate 1,2-dioxygenase electron transfer component BenC translates to MCYRIALNFEDGVTRFVDCKAGEKVLDAAFRGKINLPMDCSDGVCGTCKCRAESGAYDMGDDYIEDALTEDEAAGGLVLTCQMVPSSDCVLSVPVTAASCKTGQQTFAATVTRIEPHHDAAVVLELAVDDGDAAPAFLPGQYVNIDVPGSGDHRSYSFSTAPGERQLGFLIKKIPDGLMGGWLAGAKPGDRLELTGPMGSFYLRDGEGPLLFLAGGTALAPFLSMLEVLARADSQRQIHLIYGVTRDLDLVLVDEIAAYAARLPNFTFATVVADQASDHPRKGWVTQHMPEDMLSAGGFDVYLCGPPPMVDAVRHYLDDQGIQAASFHYEKFTPNVPLKAIA, encoded by the coding sequence ATGTGCTACAGGATCGCACTGAATTTCGAGGACGGGGTGACCCGCTTCGTCGATTGCAAGGCGGGCGAAAAGGTTCTCGATGCCGCGTTCCGCGGCAAGATCAACCTGCCGATGGATTGCTCGGACGGGGTCTGCGGCACCTGCAAGTGCCGTGCGGAAAGCGGCGCCTATGACATGGGCGACGATTACATCGAGGACGCCCTGACCGAGGATGAGGCCGCCGGGGGCCTCGTCCTGACCTGCCAGATGGTGCCGTCATCCGACTGCGTGCTGTCGGTGCCGGTCACGGCGGCGTCCTGCAAGACCGGCCAGCAGACATTCGCCGCCACCGTGACCCGGATCGAGCCGCACCATGATGCGGCCGTGGTTCTGGAACTGGCGGTGGATGATGGCGACGCCGCGCCCGCCTTCCTGCCCGGCCAATATGTCAATATCGACGTGCCGGGCAGCGGCGATCACCGGTCCTATTCCTTCAGCACCGCGCCGGGGGAACGGCAACTGGGCTTTCTGATCAAGAAGATCCCCGACGGGCTGATGGGCGGTTGGCTGGCGGGCGCGAAACCGGGCGACCGGCTGGAACTGACCGGGCCGATGGGCAGCTTCTATCTGCGCGACGGCGAAGGCCCGCTGCTGTTTCTGGCGGGCGGCACCGCTCTGGCACCATTCCTGTCAATGCTGGAGGTTCTGGCCCGCGCCGATTCGCAACGCCAGATCCATCTGATCTATGGCGTGACGCGCGATCTGGATCTGGTGCTGGTCGACGAGATCGCTGCCTATGCCGCCCGCCTGCCGAACTTTACTTTTGCGACTGTCGTGGCGGATCAGGCCTCGGACCATCCGCGCAAGGGCTGGGTCACGCAGCACATGCCCGAGGACATGCTGTCGGCGGGCGGGTTTGATGTCTACCTGTGCGGCCCGCCGCCGATGGTCGATGCCGTGCGCCATTATCTGGACGATCAGGGCATTCAGGCCGCCAGCTTCCATTACGAGAAGTTCACGCCGAACGTGCCGTTGAAGGCCATCGCATGA
- the benD gene encoding benzoate diol dehydrogenase BenD, which produces MTGAVFAGRFSGKVLVVTGAAQGIGRAVALRAAAEGGKVLFVDRADFVTEVAAEAEGDTAAFTADLESWDGADAAMRHAVQTFGGIDILINNVGGAIRMRPFAEFEPTQIDAEIRRSLMPTLYCCRAVLPHLTTRGGGTIVNVSSNATRGIHRVPYSAAKGGVNALTQSLAMELAAQNIRVVATAPGGTEAPPRRIPRNTEGDSATEKAWMAEVVDQVTQSAFMKRYGTIGEQAAPILFLASDEASYITGTVLPVAGGDTG; this is translated from the coding sequence ATGACCGGGGCGGTTTTCGCGGGTCGCTTTTCCGGCAAGGTGCTGGTGGTGACCGGGGCGGCGCAGGGCATCGGCCGCGCCGTGGCCCTGCGCGCGGCGGCCGAGGGCGGCAAGGTGCTGTTCGTAGACCGGGCCGATTTCGTGACCGAGGTGGCGGCTGAGGCCGAAGGCGATACCGCCGCCTTTACCGCCGATCTGGAAAGCTGGGACGGCGCAGACGCCGCGATGCGCCATGCCGTGCAGACCTTTGGCGGCATCGACATCCTGATCAACAATGTCGGCGGCGCCATCCGCATGCGGCCCTTTGCCGAGTTCGAACCGACCCAGATCGACGCCGAGATCCGGCGGTCGCTGATGCCGACGCTCTATTGCTGCCGCGCCGTTCTGCCACATCTGACGACGCGCGGCGGCGGCACCATCGTCAACGTGTCCTCGAACGCGACGCGCGGCATCCACCGCGTGCCCTATTCGGCGGCCAAGGGGGGCGTCAACGCGCTGACCCAATCACTGGCGATGGAACTGGCCGCGCAGAACATCCGCGTGGTCGCCACCGCGCCCGGCGGAACCGAAGCGCCACCGCGCCGTATTCCGCGCAATACCGAAGGCGACAGCGCCACCGAGAAAGCCTGGATGGCCGAGGTCGTGGATCAGGTGACGCAATCGGCCTTCATGAAACGCTACGGCACCATCGGGGAACAGGCCGCGCCGATCCTGTTTCTGGCCTCGGACGAGGCCTCCTACATCACCGGCACCGTCCTGCCCGTCGCGGGAGGCGACACGGGCTGA